One Pyrus communis chromosome 4, drPyrComm1.1, whole genome shotgun sequence genomic region harbors:
- the LOC137730786 gene encoding eukaryotic peptide chain release factor subunit 1-3-like: MADGHETDKNIEIWKIKKLIKALEAARGNGTSMISLIMPPRDQISRVTKMLGDEFGTASNIKSRVNRQSVLGAITSAQQRLKLYNKVPPNGLVLYTGTIVTDDGKEKKVTIDFEPFRPINASLYLCDNKFHIEALNELLESDDKFGFIVMDGNGTLFGTLSGNTREVLHKFSVDLPKKHGRGGQSALRFARLRMEKRHNYVRKTAELATQFYINPATSQPNVSGLILAGSADFKTELSQSDMFDPRLQAKILNVVDVSYGGENGFNQAIELSAEILSNVKFIQEKKLIGKYFEEISQDTGKYVFGVDDTLKALEMGAVEILIVWESLDINRYVLKNISGEIILKHFNKEQENSQSNFRDAANAELEVQDKMSLLEWFANEYRRFGCTLEFVTNKSQEGSQFCRGFGGIGGILRYQLDMRSFDEFSDNEEVYDDSE, translated from the coding sequence ATGGCGGATGGTCACGAGACTGATAAGAACATTGAGATTTGGAAGATTAAGAAACTGATCAAGGCACTTGAAGCTGCAAGGGGTAATGGAACCAGCATGATTTCTCTCATCATGCCTCCCCGGGATCAGATTTCTCGTGTTACTAAGATGCTTGGTGATGAATTTGGAACTGCATCGAACATTAAGAGCAGGGTGAATCGTCAATCTGTTCTTGGGGCTATTACTTCTGCTCAGCAGAGGCTCAAGCTTTACAACAAGGTTCCTCCTAATGGGCTTGTGTTGTACACAGGGACCATTGTTACTGACGATGGGAAGGAGAAAAAGGTTACCATTGATTTTGAGCCTTTCAGGCCCATCAATGCATCTCTTTACCTCTGTGACAACAAGTTCCATATTGAAGCGCTGAATGAACTCTTAGAATCTGATGACAAATTTGGCTTCATTGTCATGGATGGAAATGGGACACTTTTTGGGACATTAAGTGGAAACACTAGAGAGGTGCTTCATAAATTTAGTGTTGACCTTCCAAAGAAGCACGGAAGAGGAGGGCAATCAGCTCTACGTTTTGCTCGTCTTCGAATGGAGAAGCGACACAACTATGTTAGGAAGACAGCGGAGCTTGCAACCCAGTTTTATATTAATCCTGCCACCAGTCAGCCCAATGTTTCAGGATTAATACTCGCTGGGTCAGCTGACTTCAAAACTGAGCTTAGTCAGTCAGATATGTTTGATCCTCGTCTGCAGGCCAAAATACTGAATGTGGTGGATGTTTCTTATGGAGGAGAGAACGGTTTCAACCAGGCTATTGAGTTGTCGGCAGAGATCCTGTCCAATGTGAAATTCATACAGGAAAAGAAGTTGATAGGAAAATACTTTGAGGAGATCAGCCAGGATACAGGAAAGTATGTTTTTGGTGTGGACGACACACTAAAAGCTCTAGAGATGGGTGCTGTTGAAATTCTCATTGTGTGGGAAAGTCTCGACATCAATCGGTATGTGCTGAAAAATATTTCTGGCGAGATTATATTGAAGCATTTCAACAAGGAGCAGGAGAACAGCCAGAGCAACTTCCGGGACGCTGCCAATGCAGAGCTAGAGGTTCAGGACAAGATGTCACTGCTGGAGTGGTTTGCTAATGAGTACAGGCGCTTTGGTTGTACTCTCGAGTTTGTCACCAACAAGTCACAGGAGGGGTCACAGTTCTGCCGTGGTTTTGGTGGAATTGGGGGGATTCTTCGCTACCAGCTTGATATGAGGTCGTTTGATGAGTTTTCTGACAATGAAGAAGTTTATGACGATTCTGAATAG
- the LOC137731331 gene encoding U2 small nuclear ribonucleoprotein A'-like, which produces MVRLTADLVWKSPHFFNALKERELDLRGNKIAVIENLGATEDQFDTIDLSDNEIVKLENMPYLNRLGTVIINNNRITRINPNIGEFLPKLHTLVLTNNRLVNLVEIDPLASLPKLQYLSLLDNNITKKPNYRLYLIHKLKSLRVLDFKKVKNKERLEAQTLFSSKEVEEETRKVSPQKFMPAEVPEVSQEQQAPKVVAPTPEQIMKIKAAIVNSSTLEEVARLEKALKSGQLPADLEIFDDDAEPNSVQEKDDKMDTSTENEASTEPKEMEEQKNDEAEVMEQE; this is translated from the exons ATGGTGAGGCTGACTGCCGACTTGGTATGGAAGAGCCCTCACTTCTTCAATGCTCTTAAGGAGCGAGAGTTGGATCTCCGAG GTAATAAGATTGCTGTAATTGAAAACTTGGGAGCTACAGAG GACCAATTTGACACCATTGATTTGTCTGACAATGAAATCGTCAAGCTCGAAAACATGCCCTATCTTAATCGTTTGGGTACTGTGATTATTAATAACAACCGAATCACCCGTATCAATCCCAACATTGGAG AGTTCTTGCCGAAGTTACACACCTTGGTGCTTACTAACAACAGGCTAGTCAACCTGGTAGAGATCGACCCTCTTGCGTCCCTCCCAAAGTTGCAGTACCTTAGCCTTTTGGATAACAACATCACCAAGAAACCCAACTATAGGCTGTACTTGATTCATAAGTTAAAATCGCTTCGGGTTCTGGATTTTAAGAAGGTGAAAAACAAG GAGAGACTGGAAgcacaaactttgttttcatcTAAAGAGGTTGAAGAAGAGACTAGAAAGGTATCTCCCCAAAAATTCATGCCTGCAGAGGTTCCAGAAGTTTCCCAGGAACAACAGGCTCCAAAAGTTGTTGCCCCCACTCCTGAACAAATTATGAAAATCAAG GCTGCCATAGTGAATTCCTCAACTCTTGAAGAGGTTGCTAGACTTGAaaag GCACTGAAGTCAGGTCAGCTTCCTGCAgatttggaaatttttgatgaTGATGCTGAACCCAATAGTGTCCAAGAAAAGGATGATAAAATGGACACAAGTACTGAAAATGAGGCTAGTACTGAACCAAAAGAGATGGAGGAGCAGAAGAACGATGAAGCTGAAGTGATGGAACAG GAGTAG